A stretch of DNA from Hoeflea ulvae:
TTGCGGTCAGCCAGTTCGGCGGCGAGTGTCTTGGTCAGGCCCAGAATGCCGGCCTTGTGCACATTCGAGACGATCTGGTGCTGATAGGGCATCTTTGATGCCGCGGCACCCAGGGTCACGATCGCCGGATTGTTGCCCTTTTCGAGCGCGGGTAGCAGGGCCCGGATGGCACGCACGGTCGACAGGATGTTGAAGCTGTAATTGTTGATCCAGTCTTCGTCGCTGAGATCTGTGAAAGCGGAGCGAATGCTGCCGCCCACGGCCGTCACCAGGACGTCGAGCGCGCCATTCCACTGCTGATCCACCGCTTCGGCGAGGATCTTGCCCGAGCCTTCCCGGGTGACGTCACAGGTCACGGAGGTGGGCTTGTCACTCGAATGATCCGGCATGTCGTCAATGGCTGCCAGAAGGTTGTCGCTGCTTCGGGAGGCAAGCATGACATGCGCGCCTTCCCTGGCCATCAACCTGGCTGAAGCCTTGCCGATTCCATAGCTGCCCCCGACCACGAGGACGCGCCGTTCACTGTATCCCAGGTCCAATTTCGGATCCTTTCATGCGCATGTAGAGTTTGAAGACCAGAAGAACGGTCGATGAAACCACGGCAATTCGCATCACGTGGAATGCGGTCACGATTTCCGCATCGAGGTTCATCACCTTGGCGGTCAGAACCATTTCGGTGACTGCGGCAGGCGCGAGTGCGAGAAAGCTTGTCGCATAGGGCATTTGCCCGAAATAGGAGAGAACGAAGGCGCCCATCCCGGCACAGACGATCATGAAACTCGCAGCGACCATGGCGGAAATGGTCACGCGTGGCAGCCGCACCAGAAGCGAGCGCTTGAACTGGCTTCCGAGCCATGTTCCCAGCATGATCTGGGCAACGATGATCAGGAAGGAGGGGACCTGGACGACGAGGATCTCGCTCACCCCAAGCACCATGCCGGTCAGGATCGGCCCGACCAGCCATGGGTTCGGCAACGGGGTCGGCTTG
This window harbors:
- a CDS encoding SDR family NAD(P)-dependent oxidoreductase gives rise to the protein MDLGYSERRVLVVGGSYGIGKASARLMAREGAHVMLASRSSDNLLAAIDDMPDHSSDKPTSVTCDVTREGSGKILAEAVDQQWNGALDVLVTAVGGSIRSAFTDLSDEDWINNYSFNILSTVRAIRALLPALEKGNNPAIVTLGAAASKMPYQHQIVSNVHKAGILGLTKTLAAELADRNIRINCVAPGRTLTPLWTTRADKMAAEQGRSQAEILEDFSKDIPLGRFGTPEEVAAMVVWLACPLASYVTGQAVNVDGGIARGLL